In one window of Thermoanaerobaculia bacterium DNA:
- a CDS encoding YIP1 family protein, whose product MTQDVSGSAASPAAPEISATAAMVGVFTRPAATFAALVRRPTWWLPFVAGILLAALFSVVMTDKIDQDAAMRRAIEKKMARSGQTMPKERVDAAVDRAVEMQRKMAPYTPTIGAAAFAFFFFLVALVLAGAGSAFGAEAKLPAYFAIYAYAGIPMLVRSAIAVVRLFAAPDMSLTYDDLARIGTVGPALLLPPSSASVVVAVASSFDVFLLATVALLVVAFRRIPGLSKGSATTLPLALWGALLLVRVGWSAFFG is encoded by the coding sequence ATGACGCAAGACGTGTCGGGCTCCGCGGCCTCCCCCGCCGCTCCCGAGATCTCCGCGACCGCGGCGATGGTCGGCGTCTTCACCCGTCCCGCGGCGACGTTCGCCGCGCTCGTTCGGCGGCCGACGTGGTGGCTGCCGTTCGTCGCCGGGATCCTCCTCGCCGCGCTCTTCTCGGTCGTGATGACGGACAAGATCGACCAGGACGCCGCGATGCGGCGCGCGATCGAGAAGAAGATGGCACGCTCCGGACAGACCATGCCGAAGGAGCGCGTCGACGCGGCCGTCGACCGCGCGGTCGAGATGCAGCGCAAGATGGCGCCGTACACGCCCACGATCGGCGCGGCCGCCTTCGCGTTCTTCTTCTTCCTCGTCGCCCTCGTCCTCGCGGGCGCAGGGTCGGCGTTCGGAGCGGAGGCGAAGCTGCCGGCCTATTTCGCGATCTATGCGTACGCGGGGATCCCGATGCTCGTCCGGTCCGCGATCGCCGTCGTCCGACTCTTCGCCGCTCCGGACATGTCGCTCACGTACGACGACCTCGCGAGGATCGGGACGGTGGGTCCCGCGCTCCTCCTCCCGCCGTCGTCGGCATCCGTGGTCGTCGCCGTCGCTTCCTCCTTCGACGTCTTCCTCCTCGCAACCGTCGCGCTGCTCGTCGTCGCCTTCCGGCGGATTCCCGGGCTTTCGAAGGGCTCCGCCACGACTCTGCCGCTCGCGCTCTGGGGCGCCCTCCTGCTCGTTCGTGTCGGCTGGTCCGCTTTCTTCGGATGA
- a CDS encoding ATP-binding cassette domain-containing protein, with translation MNAIEVEHVTKAFGRFKAVDDLSLEVPKGTMYGLLGPNGAGKTTTIRMVMDITAPDSGSIRVLGRPATRESLARVGYLPEERGLYRRMRVLDHLLFLAAIKEVDADTARKRIERWLDAMELRPWLHRKVDELSKGMQQKIQFIATIVHDPDVLILDEPFSGLDPINVNLIKTFLLEFRAQGKTVVFSTHVLEQAEKLCDHICLITKSKKVLDGEMKDLKRRYAGNVIRVSTDAPAGAIAAIPGVRTVSPVNGGYHVTLEEGVEPRTIVQRLFENHRVDAFSEKEPELEEIYLKAVHDAGLEETRPV, from the coding sequence ATGAACGCGATCGAGGTCGAACACGTCACGAAGGCGTTCGGCCGTTTCAAAGCGGTGGACGACCTGTCCCTGGAGGTTCCGAAGGGGACGATGTACGGCCTTCTCGGGCCCAACGGCGCCGGGAAGACGACGACGATCCGGATGGTCATGGACATCACGGCGCCCGACTCGGGGTCGATCCGCGTCCTCGGCCGCCCGGCGACGCGGGAATCGCTCGCGCGCGTCGGCTACCTCCCCGAAGAGCGCGGGCTCTACCGCCGGATGCGGGTCCTCGACCACCTGCTCTTCCTCGCCGCGATCAAGGAAGTCGACGCCGACACCGCCAGGAAGAGGATCGAGCGCTGGCTCGACGCGATGGAGCTCCGGCCCTGGCTCCACCGAAAGGTCGACGAGCTCTCGAAAGGGATGCAGCAGAAGATCCAGTTCATCGCGACGATCGTCCACGATCCCGACGTGCTCATCCTCGACGAGCCGTTCTCCGGTCTCGACCCGATCAACGTGAACCTCATCAAGACCTTTCTCCTCGAGTTCCGCGCGCAGGGAAAGACCGTCGTCTTCTCCACGCACGTCCTCGAGCAGGCCGAGAAGCTCTGCGATCACATCTGCCTGATCACGAAGTCGAAGAAGGTCCTCGACGGGGAGATGAAGGACCTGAAGCGCCGCTATGCCGGCAACGTGATCCGGGTCTCGACCGACGCGCCGGCCGGCGCGATCGCCGCGATCCCCGGGGTCCGAACCGTTTCTCCGGTCAACGGCGGCTATCACGTGACCCTCGAGGAGGGGGTCGAGCCGCGCACGATCGTCCAGCGACTCTTCGAGAATCATCGGGTGGACGCTTTCTCCGAAAAGGAACCCGAGCTCGAGGAGATCTACCTCAAGGCCGTCCACGACGCCGGACTCGAGGAAACGCGCCCCGTTTGA
- a CDS encoding ABC transporter permease, which yields MAINVRKVRAIIKREYVEHIRRKAFWIFTILLPVMWIGFFAVSILTQTRASGVRRIAVIDPTGKYFAPLETEIAHGKDAARFALTNAPVPPAGVDALRAELRKQIEAKKLDGYLLLDPASIASGKVAYRASSVSDFTYQERLERHLNNVLLRDRLLSRGIPAGAIAELEKTVSIDARRADEKESGGFLVSMVFFVFLYATLIQYGMYNLRGVIEEKSSRIVEIVISSVRPTELMLGKVIGIGLVGLTQYAIWSVLAMNLALLSGSGLAAALGFANATIPTVPISTLGYFVLFFVLGYFFYASIYTAIGAPFNSDQEAQQLAMIPTLMIVSVWAFWGLIVNNPNSTLATVLSMIPPLTPMVMFFRVTLAPVPGWQVALATAIMLVSIVGMSWLAGKIYRVGILMYGKKPTVPEILRWMRRPESGIAPEPAVEPAKS from the coding sequence ATGGCCATCAACGTCCGCAAGGTCCGCGCGATCATCAAGCGCGAGTACGTCGAGCACATCCGGCGGAAGGCGTTCTGGATCTTCACGATCCTCCTGCCCGTGATGTGGATCGGCTTCTTCGCGGTCTCGATCCTGACGCAGACGCGCGCGTCCGGGGTGCGGAGGATCGCCGTGATCGACCCGACGGGAAAGTATTTCGCGCCGCTCGAGACGGAGATCGCGCACGGCAAGGACGCCGCGCGGTTCGCACTGACGAACGCGCCGGTGCCGCCCGCCGGCGTCGACGCGCTCCGCGCGGAGCTCAGGAAGCAGATCGAAGCGAAGAAGCTCGACGGGTACCTGCTCCTCGACCCGGCGTCGATCGCGTCCGGCAAGGTCGCCTATCGCGCCTCGTCCGTCTCCGACTTCACGTACCAGGAGCGGCTCGAGCGGCATCTCAACAACGTCCTCCTGCGCGACCGGCTGCTCTCGCGCGGGATCCCGGCGGGCGCGATCGCCGAGCTCGAGAAGACGGTCTCGATCGACGCCAGGCGCGCCGACGAAAAGGAGTCGGGCGGGTTCCTCGTCTCGATGGTCTTCTTCGTCTTTCTCTACGCGACGCTGATCCAGTACGGCATGTACAACCTGCGCGGCGTGATCGAGGAGAAATCGAGCCGCATCGTCGAGATCGTGATCTCCTCGGTGCGGCCGACCGAGCTGATGCTCGGCAAGGTGATCGGCATCGGGCTCGTGGGGCTGACGCAGTACGCGATCTGGTCGGTGCTCGCGATGAACCTCGCGCTGCTGTCGGGATCGGGGCTCGCGGCGGCTCTCGGTTTCGCGAACGCGACGATCCCGACCGTCCCGATATCGACGCTCGGCTACTTCGTCCTCTTCTTCGTCCTCGGCTACTTCTTCTACGCGTCGATCTACACGGCGATCGGCGCCCCGTTCAACTCCGACCAGGAAGCGCAGCAGCTCGCGATGATCCCGACGCTGATGATCGTCTCGGTCTGGGCCTTCTGGGGGCTGATCGTCAACAACCCGAACTCGACGCTCGCGACGGTCCTCTCGATGATCCCGCCGTTGACGCCGATGGTGATGTTCTTCCGGGTGACGCTCGCTCCCGTGCCCGGCTGGCAGGTCGCGCTCGCGACCGCGATCATGCTCGTGTCGATCGTCGGGATGTCCTGGCTCGCGGGGAAGATCTACCGGGTCGGCATCCTCATGTACGGGAAGAAGCCGACGGTGCCCGAGATCCTGCGGTGGATGCGGCGCCCGGAGTCGGGGATCGCGCCCGAGCCGGCGGTCGAGCCCGCGAAGAGCTGA